Proteins co-encoded in one Girardinichthys multiradiatus isolate DD_20200921_A chromosome 11, DD_fGirMul_XY1, whole genome shotgun sequence genomic window:
- the htr3b gene encoding 5-hydroxytryptamine receptor 3B has translation MAGFQIMSLVWSVLLFSVYLAECVPEKPKRSTLNQLTRTLLRKYDCGVRPVHNWTSSTTVYIDLILQSVLDVDGKTQTITTSIWYRQIWKDEFLVWDPEDFDGITELSLSSDAIWVPDIIVAEFVKEGKSPLIPYVYVNSSGSVKNYRPIQAVLACSLEMYAFPFDTQNCSLTFRSWLHSVKEINLALWRSAEDIANDKREFMNDGEWELLSIPSQYWQIHQDDADYAQIQFNVLIRRRPLLYMVGLLIPSIFLMLVDVVSFYLPLNSGTRIAFKISILLGYTVFRVNLTDELPATAIRTPLIGVFFVVCMAMLMLSLIKSILVVKLLHHSEKEVKQMSLSACLLDKYGSAGHSLTESALTSIKTFDINTPGDYELESSLEEDLLSLNDIPDPPSGLEWLLQELISLRIAFSQEDSESSAQAEWLSLCLRLDRLMFRLYLLVLVVYTSTLLLLWARWSST, from the exons ATGGCTGGTTTTCAAATTATGTCTCTGGTTTGGAGCGTGCTGCTTTTCTCAG TTTATCTGGCTGAATGTGTGCCAGAGAAGCCAAAGAGATCCACTCTGAACCAGCTGACCAGAACTCTCTTGAGGAAATATGACTGTGGCGTTCGACCTGTTCACAACTGGACCAGTTCTACCACTGTCTATATAGACCTCATACTGCAGTCTGTCCTCGACGTG GATGGGAAGACTCAGACCATTACTACAAGCATTTGGTACAGACAG ATTTGGAAGGATGAATTCCTTGTTTGGGACCCGGAGGACTTTGATGGAATCACTGAGCTCTCACTCTCTTCTGATGCTATATGGGTACCAGATATCATCGTCGCTGAATT TGTGAAAGAAGGAAAGTCCCCTCTGATCCCCTACGTTTACGTCAACTCCTCTGGCTCTGTGAAGAACTACCGGCCGATCCAGGCGGTGCTGGCGTGCAGCCTGGAGATGTACGCCTTTCCTTTCGACACGCAGAACTGCAGCCTCACCTTTCGCAGCTGGCTTCACTCAG TGAAAGAAATCAACCTAGCTCTGTGGAGGAGCGCAGAGGACATAGCTAACGATAAGAGGGAGTTCATGAATGATGGAGAATGGGAACTGCTGTCCATTCCTTCACAATACTGGCAGATCCACCAGGATGATGCAGACTATGCTCAGATCCAGTTCAAT GTGCTGATCCGCCGACGCCCCCTGCTGTACATGGTTGGGCTCCTTATTCCCAGCATCTTCCTCATGTTGGTGGACGTTGTGAGCTTCTATCTGCCTCTGAACAGCGGTACAAGAATTGCCTTTAAGATCAGCATTCTGCTGGGTTACACCGTCTTCAGGGTCAACCTGACAGATGAACTGCCTGCTACTGCCATCAGGACTCCACTCATTG GTGTGTTCTTTGTGGTGTGCATGGCCATGCTGATGCTCAGTCTCATCAAGTCAATTTTGGTGGTGAAGCTGCTCCATCACAGCGAGAAGGAGGTCAAGCAAATGTcactgtctgcctgcctgctggACAAGTATGGCTCAGCAGGCCACAGCCTGACAGAGAGCGCTTTGACCTCCATCAAAACCTTTGACATCAACACACCTGGAG ATTATGAGCTTGAAAGCTCCTTGGAGGAAGATCTTCTGTCCCTGAATGACATCCCGGATCCTCCCTCTGGACTGGAGTGGCTTCTCCAAGAGCTGATTTCCCTTCGAATAGCTTTTTCCCAGGAGGACAGCGAGTCTTCAGCTCAGGCCGAATGGCTGTCGCTCTGCTTGCGGCTTGACCGCTTAATGTTTCGCCTTTACCTGCTTGTTTTGGTTGTGTACACAAGTACTCTGCTACTGTTGTGGGCCAGATGGAGCTCCACTTGA
- the htr3a gene encoding 5-hydroxytryptamine receptor 3A has product MRLSSAWTILLYLLLHGGATVCTVKKLGSNPGRFVNATLVRLAEFLSAGYKKGVRPVKDWRTSTIVAIDLMVYSILNVDEKNQVLTTYVWYRQSWTDEFLVWNPEDFDEVKQLSMPTANVWVPDILINEFVDVGKSPDIPYVYVTHEGLVQNYKPIQVVTACTLNIYNFPFDVQKCSLTFQSWLHTIDDINITLMRSPEKLRDDKSVFMNQGEWELLHILSNYKIFSVDNDDYYAEMKFHVVIRRRPLFYTVNLLLPSIFLMVMDIVGFYLPPDSGERVSFKITLLLGYSVFLIIVSDTLPATAIGTPLIGVYFVVCMALLVISLTETVLIVRLVHKQDLQPPVPHWVKYLVLERAPVLFCIHKKHRFCARLSSQASELDRYKENNYGTAQCSLHHTCEIGQRLSQQDREGGMLGLRLAPSRDNTLPVMDNILQEVTAIRQFLEKRDRCREIAKEWLQVGYVLDVLLFRVYLVAVIAYSITLGTLWSVWQVA; this is encoded by the exons ATGAGACTCTCATCAGCCTGGACAATACTTCTTTACCTGCTGCTTCATGGAGGTGCTACAGTCTGCACAG TTAAGAAGTTGGGCAGCAACCCTGGAAGATTTGTCAATGCCACCTTAGTGCGGCTGGCCGAGTTCTTGAGTGCTGGCTATAAGAAAGGAGTGCGACCTGTGAAGGATTGGAGGACGTCCACTATCGTGGCCATAGACCTCATGGTTTACTCCATCCTCAATGTG GACGAGAAGAACCAGGTTTTGACAACATATGTGTGGTACAGGCAG TCGTGGACAGATGAATTCCTGGTGTGGAACCCGGAGGATTTTGATGAAGTCAAACAACTCTCCATGCCCACAGCTAACGTCTGGGTTCCTGACATTCTCATCAATGAGTT CGTCGATGTGGGGAAGTCTCCAGACATTCCTTATGTCTACGTTACACACGAGGGTCTGGTGCAGAACTACAAGCCCATCCAGGTTGTCACCGCCTGCACCCTCAACATCTACAACTTCCCGTTTGACGTCCAGAAATGCAGCCTTACCTTCCAGAGCTGGCTCCATACCA TCGATGACATCAACATCACCCTGATGCGAAGCCCCGAGAAGCTCAGGGATGACAAGAGTGTCTTTATGAACCAGGGAGAGTGGGAGCTGTTGCACATACTGTCCAACTACAAGATCTTCAGCGTGGACAATGACGACTATTATGCAGAGATGAAGTTCCAT GTGGTGATCCGACGGCGGCCACTGTTCTACACCGTAAATCTGCTGCTGCCCAGCATCTTCCTGATGGTGATGGACATTGTTGGTTTCTATCTGCCACCGGACAGCGGAGAGAGAGTTTCCTTTAAGATCACTTTGCTGCTCGGCTACTCTGTTTTCCTCATCATTGTATCCGACACTCTGCCTGCCACGGCCATTGGAACGCCACTGATAG GTGTGTACTTTGTGGTCTGCATGGCTCTGCTGGTGATCAGCCTAACGGAAACCGTGCTGATTGTTCGTCTGGTTCACAAGCAGGACCTGCAGCCACCCGTGCCCCACTGGGTGAAGTACCTGGTCCTGGAAAGAGCTCCAGTCCTCTTCTGCATCCACAAAAAGCATCGCTTCTGTGCCCGGCTGTCTTCTCAGGCATCAGAGCTGGACCGCTACAAAGAAAACAACTATGGGACTG CCCAGTGCTCCCTCCACCACACCTGTGAGATAGGCCAGAGGCTCAGCCAGCAGGACAGAGAAGGTGGGATGCTCGGACTTCGCCTGGCCCCATCCAGGGACAACACCCTGCCTGTCATGGACAATATCCTGCAGGAAGTGACGGCGATTCGGCAGTTTCTGGAGAAGAGGGACAGGTGTCGGGAAATCGCCAAGGAGTGGCTCCAGGTTGGCTACGTGCTGGACGTGTTGCTCTTCAGAGTCTACTTAGTGGCTGTGATTGCCTACAGCATCACACTGGGAACTTTATGGTCGGTCTGGCAGGTGGCCTGA